A window from Podospora bellae-mahoneyi strain CBS 112042 chromosome 1 map unlocalized CBS112042p_1.3, whole genome shotgun sequence encodes these proteins:
- a CDS encoding uncharacterized protein (EggNog:ENOG503P3C3): MLTGHESKDIFTMATHPASASAAQIPAPPQQDDVPFGYQKPSKEEIEAFYISSRLSMPPMIRLPLATMLSFGTGFLVGAGHGSKIASLQFRAEHAHKLPSTTTGWYLYHKSKNYIAARGGLREGLKMGTKIGVWTTAVFSIEHMFDEYRGTADLFNTVTSMVTCAGVFSLWNRYSLPLAARTTKTALVVGTLYGGIQDILAAKRGRRLQYVEYIKRKIRTLKQKA; the protein is encoded by the exons ATGCTGACGGGACACGAGTCCAAAGATATATTTACCATGGCTACTCATCCGGCGTCTGCCTCAGCAGCTCAAATCCCAGCTCCGCCCCAGCAAGACGATGTCCCGTTCGGCTATCAAAAACCCAGTAAAGAAGAAATCGAGGCATTCTACATTTCTTCGCGCTTGTCGATGCCCCCTATGATTCGGCTGCCGCTCGCCACAATGCTTTCTTTTGGCACTGGCTTCCTTGTCGGAGCAGGACACGGCAGTAAGATCGCCAGTCTCCAGTTCCGCGCCGAGCACGCCCACAAGCTGCCctcgaccaccaccggctGGTACCTGTACCACAAGAGCAAGAATTACATCGCAGCCCGCGGAGGCCTACGTGAGGGGCTAAAGATGGGAACCAAGATTGGTGTCTGGACCACGGCTGTGTTTTCCATTGAGCACATGTTTGACGAGTATCGCGGCACTGCCGATCTTTTCAACACTGTGACGTCCATGGTGACTTGTGCTGGAGTTTTTAGCCTCTGGA ACCGTTACTCATTGCCCCTCGCAGCCCGAACCACCAAGACAGCCCTCGTGGTCGGTACCCTCTACGGCGGAATACAAGACATCCTGGCGGCTAAGAGGGGCCGGCGTCTGCAATACGTCGAGTATATCAAGCGCAAGATCAGGACCTTGAAGCAAAAGGCATGA
- a CDS encoding uncharacterized protein (EggNog:ENOG503P7EN) has translation MPPRSAAVIDDSPTALTIILKHGITSVFLFASPSWTFEKLSANLLEVLRDRYPEGVPKSTEKESAITPIPTEDADVRVVFGTPRDADDYTRGFKKFDVSPEDTLGKKGLKKVSTLAFALLEPDQDEDEPVKFEVAFPINDVEA, from the exons ATG CCGCCACGTTCTGCCGCCGTCATTGACGACTCGCCTACTGCTCTTACAATCATACTCAAGCACGGCATTACCAGCGTCTTCCTCTTTGCGTCTCCATCATGGACCTTTGAGAAGCTCTCCGCAAATCTTCTTGAGGTCTTGCGTGACCGCTACCCAGAGGGCGTGCCCAAATCTACCGAGAAAGAATCCGCCATTACGCCCATTCCAACTGAAGACGCCGACGTCAGAGTCGTGTTTGGCACGCCCAGAGATGCCGACGACTACACCAGGGGGTTCAAGAAGTTTGACGTGAGCCCGGAGGATACTTTGGGCaagaaggggttgaagaaggttAGCACTCTTGCGTTTGCGCTGCTGGAACCAGAccaggatgaggacgagCCAGTCAAGTTTGAGGTCGCCTTTCCAATCAACGATGTCGAGGCCTAA
- a CDS encoding uncharacterized protein (COG:P; EggNog:ENOG503NURY) codes for MEPNLLAPRANEWSQIPTSLLLAELSRRDDADHDQRPACGSGKNSHGYDTPLHVFALFLILTISTSACAFPLFSQRVTKPGKRQKNVLFVCQHFGTGVLMATAFVHLLPTAFVSLTDPCLPHVFSKGYRPLAGLIAMIAAFVVVVIESILSSRGAGHSHSHSWDDEDSEEGHEEAKHTRTHGHAGHSRTPDIAMDDLEGAGEHRGLVSGASPLPGGTPLMQAKSRQSRDSFERERESLELELSLDELNGSGQGGSTRLLAMSKPLPALPAHAHSGHHHQGPPNAEEQQRMMLQCVLLEAGILFHSVFIGMALSVATGPSFAVFLLAISFHQSFEGLALGTRIAALHFPKSSPHPWLMVLAFGMTTPIGQAIGLFVHRFYDPMSQTGLLMVGFMNAISAGLLLFAGLVQLLAEDFLSEKSYKTLRGRKRVNAFLAVAGGASLMSLVGAFA; via the exons ATGGAGCCAAACTTGCTCGCACCACGAGCCAATG AATGGTCACAGATTCCAActtctctcctcctcgccgaaCTTTCCCGACGCGACGACGCCGATCACGATCAACGACCAGCTTGCGGCTCCGGCAAAAACAGCCATGGCTACGACACGCCGCTTCACGTCTTCGCCCTGTTCCTGATTCTCACCATCAGCACCTCGGCCTGCGCCTTTCCGCTCTTTTCTCAACGAGTAACGAAGCCGGGGAAGCGCCAAAAGAATGTTCTGTTTGTCTGTCAGCACTTTGGCACTGGTGTCTTGATGGCCACAGCGTTTGTGCACTTGCTGCCCACTGCCTTTGTGTCCCTGACAGATCCTTGCCTGCCTCATGTTTTCAGCAAGGGGTACCGGCCACTGGCTGGGCTGATAGCCATGATTGCGGCGTTTGTGGTCGTGGTGATTGAGTCGATCCTGTCGAGCCGAGGGGCCGGGCATAGTCACTCACATTCCTGGGACGACGAGGACTCGGAGGAAGGGCACGAAGAGGCAAAACACACGCGCACGCACGGACATGCTGGACACTCGAGGACCCCGGATATCGCCATGGACGATCTGGAAGGGGCTGGAGAGCATCGGGGCTTGGTTTCCGGGGCCTCACCTCTTCCGGGAGGCACTCCTCTGATGCAGGCCAAATCGCGCCAGAGCAGGGATTCGTTCGAACGAGAAAGGGAGTccctggagctggagctcaGCTTGGATGAGCTCAATGGCAGCGGACAGGGTGGCTCGACACGGCTCCTGGCCATGTCGAAACCGTTGCCAGCTCTTCCCGCACATGCGCACAGcggacatcatcaccaaggccCCCCAAACGCGGAGGAACAGCAACGTATGATGCTTCAGTGCGTTTTGTTGGAAGCCGGTATTCTGTTTCACAGCGTGTTCATCGGCATGGCCCTGTCTGTTGCCACAGGCCCATCCTTTGCCGTTTTTCTTCTGGCCATCTCCTTTCACC AATCCTTCGAAGGTCTTGCGCTGGGAACACGCATTGCAGCCCTCCACTTTCCCAaatcctctccccatccttgGCTGATGGTTCTGGCATTTGGCATGACCACGCCCATCGGCCAAGCCATCGGGCTGTTTGTCCACAGGTTCTACGACCCCATGAGCCAGACAGGCTTGCTCATGGTTGGTTTTATGAACGCCATATCTGCCGGTCTGTTGCTCTTTGCCGGGCTTGTCCAGCTGCTGGCAGAAGACTTTTTGAGTGAAAAGAGCTACAAGACACTGAGAGGACGGAAACGAGTGAATGCCTTTCTGGCAGTGGCCGGAGGCGCAAGCCTGATGAGCCTGGTGGGGGCCTTTGCCTAA
- a CDS encoding uncharacterized protein (CAZy:AA8; EggNog:ENOG503PMZP; COG:S), with protein sequence MHLPSLVAFFATPLLAASSPVTPSSEIEPRQVYGVTSKYCSTASGNVPSLCFLQYYTSATAPTYRIALPSDATNNAAYDTILQIISPVAQTWVGFAWGGGMTNNPLTVAWPNGNSGQVSVSSRWSAGRTTPGLYSGATLRTLSTARNSTHWTVEVVCTGCSRWNSQQNGGRLETQSGSASTFAWAISRTAVPQPSNPSGSFPVHNNQGMFSNALDFGKNARATFTQYVQNKRS encoded by the exons ATGCATCTGCCATCACTCGTCGCGTTCTTCGCCACACCTTTGctggcagcctcctccccggTGACTCCCTCGTCCGAGATAGAACCGCGGCAAGTGTACGGCGTCACCTCAAAATACtgctccaccgcctccggcAACGTGCCGAGTCTCTGCTTTCTTCAGTATTACACCTCGGCCACCGCGCCCACCTACCGCATCGCCCTGCCCTCTGACGCGACCAACAATGCGGCATacgacaccatcctccagATCATCTCCCCCGTTGCCCAGACATGGGTTGGCTTTGCCTGGGGCGGCGGGATGACCAACAATCCGCTCACGGTTGCATGGCCGAACGGAAACTCGGGTCAGGTGTCTGTGTCGTCGAGGTGGAGCGC CGGCCGCACTACCCCTGGCCTCTACAGCGGTGCCACCCTGCGCACCCTGTCGACAGCACGCAACTCGACACACTGGACCGTCGAGGTTGTCTGCACGGGCTGCAGCAGGTGGAACAGCCAGCAAAACGGCGGGCGCCTCGAAACACAGTCTGGCAGTGCGTCGACCTTTGCCTGGGCTATCAGCCGCACCGCCGTGCCCCAGCCTTCAAACCCATCCGGTAGCTTTCCTGTGCACAACAACCAAGGCATGTTTAGCAACGCGCTGGACTTTGGCAAGAACGCTAGGGCCACGTTTACGCAATATGTTCAGAACAAGCGGTCATGA
- a CDS encoding uncharacterized protein (COG:P; EggNog:ENOG503NVZH) — protein sequence MGLSQKLLRKIVRNKAMATDPAEIYGWRVYLLACSACFGAMSFGWDSSVIGGVIVLPPFVRDFGLGDRNSVATANLAANIVSTLQAGCFLGALIASPLTDRFGRKWCLIATSLVIIIGVIMQAAASGKLAAMYVGRFVAGVGVGAASAVNPIYVSENSPRAIRGLLTGLYQLFIVTGGMIAFWINYSVSIHFPDGPIMYIFPLAIQALPAALLCGCMLLCHESPRWLARKDRWEDCKRILSNIRNLPPTHPYVQEEFQEIVDQLEQDRRLIGDATYWKLQKEMWTIPGNRKRVLISITLMICQQMTGTNAINTYAPTIFQNLGLTGTSTSLFSTGIYGIVKVVSCICFLLFMADSLGRRRSLLWTSIAQGLAMFYIGLYVRISPPRAGEEVPPAGYFALVSIFLFAAFFQFGWGPACWILASEIPAARLRSLNVSYAAATQWLFNFVVARAVPTMLVTVGSDGYGTYLIFGSFCFSMFVFVWFFIPETKGVSLEAMDQLFGVTEAPEKASVDGDDVQETSEKDTKVQQKEII from the exons ATGGGTCTCTCACAAAAGCTTCTCCGCAAGATCGTGCGGAACAAGGCCATGGCCACGGATCCTGCCGAGATCTACGGATGGAGGGTGTACTTGCTTGCTTGTTCG GCCTGCTTCGGTGCCATGTCTTTTGGCTGGGACTCTTCGGTCATCGGCGGTGTTATCGTCCTACCCCCCTTCGTTCGAGACTTTGGCCTCGGTGACCGCAATTCCGTCGCTACCGCCAATCTCGCCGCCAACATCGTCTCGACCCTTCAAGCTGGTTGCTTCCTCGGTGCGCTCATTGCTTCGCCTCTCACAGATCGATTCGGCCGCAAATGGTGCCTCATCGCAACCTCTCTGGTTATCATCATCGGTGTCATCATGCAAGCTGCTGCCTCTGGGAAGCTGGCGGCCATGTACGTCGGTCGGTTCgtggctggtgttggtgttggagctGCTTCGGCCGTGAACCCGATCTATGTGTCCGAGAACTCGCCCCGCGCCATTCGTGGACTCCTTACCGGCCTATACCAGCTGTTTATCGTCACGGGGGGCATGATTGCCTTTTGGATCAACTATTCCGTCTCGATTCACTTCCCGGATGGCCCTATCATGTACATCTTTCCGCTCGCCATTCAGGCCCTACCTGCTGCGCTCCTGTGTGGGTGCATGCTTCTCTGCCACGAGTCGCCTCGTTGGCTGGCACGAAAGGATAGATGGGAGGACTGCAAGCGCATCTTGTCCAACATCCGCAACCTGCCACCCACACACCCGTACGTCCAAGAGGAGTTTCAAGAAATCGTCGATCAGCTGGAGCAGGATCGGCGCCTCATTGGCGATGCCACCTACTGGAAGTTGCAAAAGGAGATGTGGACGATCCCTGGCAACCGAAAGCGCGTACTTATCAGCATTACTTTGATGATTTGCCAGCAAATGACGGGCACCAACGCCATCAACACCTACGCACCAACCATCTTCCAGAACCTCGGTCTGACTGGCACTTCTACCTCGCTTTTCAGCACTGGCATCTATGGTATTGTCAAGGTGGTCAGCTGCATTTGCTTCCTGCTCTTCATGGCCGATTCCCTCGGACGCAGGCGCTCGCTGTTGTGGACTAGTATCGCCCAAGGCCTGGCCATGTTCTACATTGGCTTGTATGTGCGCATTTCACCGCCCagggctggtgaggaggttccCCCGGCCGGGTACTTTGCGCTCGTGTCCATCTTTTTGTTTGCTGC ATTCTTCCAATTCGGTTGGGGACCTGCTTGCTGGATTTTGGCATCCGAAATTCCCGCCGCTCGTCTTCGGTCTCTCAACGTCTCGTACGCTGCCGCCACTCAATGGCTCTTCAACTTTGTTGTTGCCCGTGCTGTACCAACCATGTTGGTGACTGTCGGAAGTGACGGTTATGG AACATACCTCATTTTTGGCAGCTTCTGCTTTTCCATGTTTGTGTTTGTCTGGTTCTTTATCCCAGAAACCAAGGGCGTCTCTCTCGAGGCCATGGACCAGCTGTTTGGCGTGACCGAGGCCCCAGAGAAGGCGTcggtggatggggatgatgtccAAGAGACATCCGAAAAGGACACAAAGGTtcagcaaaaagaaatcaTTTAG